The Sorex araneus isolate mSorAra2 chromosome 7, mSorAra2.pri, whole genome shotgun sequence nucleotide sequence TTCCTTTCTTGGCTTCACCCTCACAGGCATGTCTCTTGAAGTTTTGGCCAATTAGTCAAGAAAAGCATGACAAAGCAGCTTTGTTGACCAGAACCTAATTCCCAAAACAGCTTGGTGAACTCAGTGTGGGAAAGGTGACTCAGGGGATTGTGTTTTACAGGGAAACCCTGGGGGGCCATAGAGCAAGGTGAAGCTGGGGGTGGGTGCAAAGACCTGAGTGTGACACCCTCATTGCATGAGCAACCTCTGCCTATCCATTTAAGCGCCACAGAGAAATTCGCGTTTCGTGGGAGTTCAGACACTAAAGCAGAAGTGCgacatctggggtgctgggactgaccCAGGGTCTCCCAGTGCAGGGGGAGTGGCGCTACTTGCTACCCAGCAGCCTCTCTGCAGGAaacagagagaggacagcagggagggctcctgcctggcacacagttcaatcctcggcatcccagaaGACTCCCTGAGCAGaacccggagtcagccctgagtacctccaggtgtggccccaaacacaaaatacatacatacatatacacacacgtaaaCAAAGATGTgatatgtctgtttttttttttttttttaaaaagttagaaaagggggctagagcgatagcacagccaggaggtcacttgccttgcacacagctgacatgggtcccatcccaggcaccccaagctaggcatgattcctgagtgcagagccagaagtaacccctgagcatcacatgtcaggcccccaaaacaacaacaacaaaattagaaaaaactgAATGGAAAAGGGCAGATGCagctccctgggccccaccccagCATCAAAGCAAGGAGAAAAGACACCGTCCGAGTTTCCACCTGATACGCAGGCTGAGAGGGAATAGCTGGAACAGAAATGACAAGACAGAAGGCAGAGTCAGGGTTGCAGCCAGTGGCCAGCACATCTAAGGTGTGaccagagaggaggaggggactTGGAGGGGGTACGAAGGGGCTGTGAGGGGCAGTGGAGAAGACGTGGAGGTGGAGGGGATGCTGGATGGACACggaggggctgtgaggggctgtgGAGGGACTGTGAGAGGCTGTGAGGGGGCTGTGGATGGGGCTGTGAGGGATGAGGGACTGTGTGGGACTGTGAGGGACTGTGAGGGGGTCGTGGAGGAGGCTGTGAGAGGGCTatggaggggctgaggggactgTGAGGAGCTGTGAAGGGCTGTGAGGGGGTGTGAGGGGAGTGTGGGCTGAGAGGCTGTGGAGAGGGCTGTGAGGGGAtgtgaggggctgtgaggggacTGTGAGGTGCTGTGGAGGGGCTGTGAGGGGATTGTgaggggctgtggagggggttgtgaggggctgtgaggggctgtgAGTGGGCTGTGAATGGGCTGTGAGGGGGTTGTGAAGAGGTTGTGAGGGGGTTGTGAGGGATTGTGAGAGGCTGTGAGGGGGTTATGAGGGGCTGTGAGTGCCTGTGAGGGACTGTGAGAGActgtgaggggctgtgaggggctgtgagggACTGTGAGGGGGTTCTGAGGGACTGtgtgggggctgtgagggggctGTGAGGGGGTTCTGAGGGACTGTGAGGGGGTTGTGAGGAGGTTGTGAGGGGGTTGTGAGGGACTGTGAGGGGCTGTAAGGGTTATGAGGGGCTGTGAGGGGTTGTGAGGGGGTTCTGAGGGACTCTGCGGGGGCTGTaagggggctgtgaggggctgtggagaggctgcacatgacAAGCACATATGGCATGCACACATGAATGGACACAGAAGCTTATTTACAGATGTTTGCAAGGGCTCCACCCACAAGGACCCCATACGGCGAGTGCCCACCTGTGCCACAGGCCAGGGTCAGGAGGTGCTGCTCCTTGCAGGCGCTGTAGTTCTTCAGCAGATTGTCAGCACGGGCCAGCTTGTCCTCAGCCAGCCGCTCGCGCACGCAGAGCTCACGCTCCTTCTCTGAAGGGCCGGTGGAGCGAAGTGTGAGCCCAGAGCTCCATCTGGGGCTTGTGGCTcaggggtcagcagtgtgcatggGCAGCCTGGCCCCGAGTCCCCACCCCTGGCCTCCTGCTCATGGGGCGCTCTGCAGCGTCAGAGCATATCCCAGCAGCCACGCAGGACCCCAGGAACGGGAGCTGCAGGCTCGGCTGAGGCGGGGGACCCAGGTGTGATGGGTAAGTCGCCCTCTAAGCTCTGAGGCCTCCTGAATCTGACGAGGAGCTCGAGGCAGTTCCCAGGAGGCCCACGCTCGCCCCCAGGGGAGTAGGAGCACAGGGGCCCCGCAAGCacctctgctgggctgctcctgCAACACCCCTGCCCTGCGCCCTCCCTGTAGCTGCTGCCCCTGCAGCCTTCCTGCTGCACCTCCCAGAGGGCAGGCACCAGAGCATCACTTTATGGCCCCTCTTTCTGGAGGGTTCCACTGCGCTGGCTCAGAGAAGCCCCTGTGGAAATGGGCAGCCCCCGGAGGGCTCTGGAAACACAGAGTGGCCATAGGGACAGGGTGACACGTGGGCACAGGTAAGACATCCTTGCTTTCTCATGCCTTCATAAGAACGGTCACatggcacacacatgctcacacatgtacTCATacagcacacatgtacacaaggcacacacatgctcacactgcACACGTGTACTCAcagcacatacacactcatacatggcACACATACTCACATGGCACACACATGCTCAAACGCACCACACATGTTCCCAGGAGTCCAGTGCCCGCAGTGCCCACTCACGCTCCAGCCGCTCCTCCCGGGCCCTCAGCGCGCGCTCCCGCTCCTGCAGCTGCGCCTCCTTCAGCCTGAGCTCGCTCGCGACAGGGCACGAGTCCTGCAGCTTCTCAGGCTCCCCGGGGCGGCGGCCCCTTCTCTCGGGGTTTCTCCTCTGCTCCTCGGCCACCATGTCTGCGATCAGAGGGTGCTCCAGGATCTCCTCCACCGAGGGGCGCTGGTAGTCCTGGGAGGACGACCTTGTCAGACTTGCTCCCCTGGAGATGCTGGCACGGGGCCTGGCTCCCAGGGGTGCCGTTTGGGGGGGCCCTAGATCTCGGCACTGGCTCAGCACCCTGGAGCCTTCGACGTTCCTCGGGCCCCTCGCAGCAGCCGCTCTGGCACCCACGGGCTGAGGCCCCAGGAAGCCGCTCAGCTGTGTTCCTACTTCCCgccttagacacacacacacatgcgtgcacacaccacacacacatatgtgcatgacTGCCAACAGGCGGGAAGTCTCCAATCTCTCagtagagccaagagtcagtGACGACCTAGGCCCCCCAGACTCCAGGAGACAGCCCCCCACCTTCAAATGCAGCATCCCCGCGATGAGGCCATTGAGCTCCTCTGAGTAGCGGTAGGGGATCCTCCGGAACTTGCCCTCCCGGATCTTCCCAGCCAGTTCTTTCTGGCTGAACGCAGTGAAGgggggcctggggaaggggcGAGGGTGTGAGGGCAAGGCTGGGGGCAGGTCTGCGGGCTGGTTCCCTGGCTCCCCCCACAACCACCAgggccctgcacaccaccaggtgggactgcaaaagcaaaaaagtagGCGCCAACACCCAGCATCCCAATAGTCTCATGGGTCTCCAACACTTCCAGGTCCCAGCCCTGGCCATGAGGGACGACTCCTCATGCCGGGGGTCCTGCAGGGCTCATAGAACCCACCATCCCACCATCAGATGCTAGCTGCACCCCTGGGAATGTGGGGGCCAAAATTCCCTGGGCTGCCACAGCCTCGGGGACAGAATCACTTAAGGATAGTGAGGGAGAGTGGACAGAGTGAGGAGCGGGAGACAGTCTGGGCTCCTTCTCACCCTCCACCCGCAGCCTGCCTGACACCCACGCCAGGGGCCACCTGCCGCATGACACCTCCCAACTGGGCGTCCCCTCCTGCatccgagccctgagcacacttcTCCCTGTCACGTGCCACCACCCAGCAGtccgcaggacttactcctggctctgtgctcaggggaccacatggggcgcCAGGTCGGCCGAGGGCCAGTACCTTCCCATGTCTCTGCTCTCCCAGCCCAAGGATCTACTCAGACTGGAGGAAGCAAGGGGCTCCCTGAGGTGACGATGATGGGCCAAGGGTGACCTTGTCCTTCACCAGCCCGCTGTCCACACAGCATGCAGCCGCCCACGTGTACTCACATCAGCGCACACAGTTCATACAGCAAGCAGCCCAGGGACCAGATGTCAGACTTCTCGTTGTAGGACATGCGACTCATTTGCTCCTTGGTGGGGAAGGAATAAGAAAGCGGTTCAAGAGCTCAGAAAGGGTTGGGAGGTCTGACAgtcagggttctattcccagggtCCCGAGCGCTCCATCCCACTGGGTTGAGAATGCCTACTGGAGCGCCtagactcctgagcattgccaggaaatGCCCCAGAGAGAGTGGTTTGTTTAAAACgtgagagagggctggagcgatagcacagcgggtagggcgtttgccttgcacacagacgacccgggttcgaatcctagcatcccatatggtcccctgagcaccgccaggggtggttcctgagtgcagagccaggagtaacccctgtgcatcgccaggtgtgaccccaaaaaagaaaaaaaattaattaaaaacgtGAGAGAACTATGCCTGAAATAAAATGGAGTCTTAAAGTTTGGCAACAGtcatttgagaaaaaaagaaagcagttaCATTATAAATGTCATGTCACAAACTCCCAGGTGGCCATTCTGGCACTGTCACTCCCTCCTCAGAGCTGGGGGCGGGACACTTCGTGCTGGTGGTGAGACATGGTCCAACAGGGCGAGAGAGACCCCGACCTCCTGACCAAGGCAAATTCATCCAAACCTGTGAGAATGAGCAGTCTGAGATGAAGCAGCACCAGATGGCTGCCGGGATGACTCATTTCTGCTGTTCATTTGGGGGCAATCCTGGCCCTGGGGGGGCTCCTCCTACAGATGCTGGGACCCAGGCCCTCCTCAGCTTTCCACAGTGCTGGGCTCAGTcctttgtgtgagtgtgtgttttaagtgggggttgtgccacacccagtggtgctcagggcttactcctggctctgcactcagagatcacccctggcaggctctgggcaccgcgtggggtgctggggatcaaacccaggtcagccacatgcaaggaaaatgccctgcccctgtcctatcacttcggcccctgaAGTCAGTCCATCTTGCACTGTGGGGACAGCTTGGCCCTTGAGGTCtcgctctcctctcctccctcccaggtAAGAGGCCCCTCTGGGGAGTGAAGGCCTGGGCTGATCAAATGACAAGGCCAGAAGGGAAGAACAAAGAGTCAGAGCAGACATCCCCACCCCACAGGCTCATGTTCCCACTAACAGTCTCCTAATTATGACCTAGGCCCAAAAATCACTCAACGTATAAAGTTTTAGGGTGCAGTCTGATCAGATAACGTAACTGAAAAATAGTTTGAGAATCTTAGAAAAGCttgtgaactaataaaataataaagcatccCTCCGCTGCTTCCCTGCAGCTATGAGCTGACCCCAGGCAGGCAGGCGGTACCAGTGAAAGCCCTTGACTAGCGCTACAGCCTGAGGCGGGAGCAAGGCCCAGAGTCTCTGGCACAAAGGGCTGGATGCTCAGAAGGGGGAGGCATCCGGAACCAAACAGGCACGAAAGGTAAGGGAGGGTCCCCACGGTCCTCACCAGAGCAGGGCTAGTGTGTGTAGGGGGGTCCACAGTGGAAAGAGGATGCGGGGGCACAAGAGCCTGCTGCAGGATCCAGACTCAGGATCCCTCATCTCACACCAACACTCCAAACAACCAGCCTGGCACCTAGCACTGAGGCTCAACACAGGACATTACACCATGCCCTTGACACTGTACAACATTAAACTAGGTCACTGACTCTGCGAGTTATTAACCTATACGGGTTGGTACTGTACGCTGTTAAACAAAGGCTCCCTCTTGCTTGCAGCTGAATTCTAAGTAATTGGACGAGAAGCACTAAGTGAAGCACTAAGACGTCTGAAGCGCATGAAGAGGAATACTCACAGGAGACATGTAGTAAGGCGTGCCCACAAAGGTTTTTGCAAAACTGGTGTCGTGGTTTAATATTCTAGCCAACCCGAAGTCGCCCAGCTTCACGTTCTGCTGGCCGTCCAGGAAGACATTGGCTGGCTTTAGGTCACGGTGCAGGACCGTGTGGCCCCCATCACTCCGCCTGTGGCACTCTTTAAGGGCCAGCGTCAGCTGCGTCATCACTCGGAGCACAAACTCCTCATCCAAGTACTGCCTGGAACAGAGTTCCGCAGCAGCCTGAGGTCAGCCTCCTGAGGCCAGAACCGGGGACCAGCTGACCTCCCGCCAAGGCCCGCTGACCTCTCCCTGGCGCCCCTGGCGATGACGCTGGCCAGGTCCCCGCCCTCGCAGTGCTCCATCACGATGTAGAGCGTGGTGTTGGTCCTGTCGATGATGCGGTCGTAGTAGCGCACGATATTGGGGTGCTTGAGCTCGCGGAGCAGGTTCACCTCCGACACCAGCATCTGCTTCTCCGTCTCCGTCATGGAGCCGTAGTCAAGCTCCTTCCAGACGAGCACCTGGGCACGGGGTCCACGCAGGGACCTCACATCACGCGAGGAAGCAAAGCCAAGCGCCCGGTCCCGAGTCTCCAGGGGACGTTGGTCTCTGGGTCCAGGGCGGAGGACCTGGGGCCCGAGTCTCCGCCTCGTCCCCTCCTCATCGGGCCGTGGGAGGAGGGGCGCAGGCCCTCCCGGAGCTTGGCGTCTAGAGGGGGCTCAGGTCTGGGCAACCAGGGGGCCAGCGCGGGGCTAGGTCCGGGCGACCCCGGGGGACAAGCGCAGGGCTAGGTCCGGGCGACCCGGGGGCCAGCGCGGGGCTCGGTCTGGGCGACCCCGGGGGCCAACGCGGGGCTCGGTCCGGGCGACCCCGGGGGCCAGCGCGGGGCTCGGTCCGGGCGACCCGGGGGCCAGCACGGGGCTCGGTCTGGGCGACCCCGAGGGCCAACGCGGGGCTCGGTCCGGGCGACCCCGGGGGGCCAGCGCGGGGCTCGGTCTGGGCGACCCCGAGGGCCAACGCGGGGCTCGGTCCGGGCGACCCGGGGGCCAGCGCGGGGCTCGGTCTGGGCGACCCCGGGGGCCAACGCGGGGCTCGGTCCGGGCGACCCGGGGGCCAGCGCGGGGCTCGGTCTGGGCGACCCCGGAGGCCAACGCGGGGCTCGGTCCGGGCGACCCGGGGGACCAACGCGGGGCTCGGTCCGGGCGACCCGGGGGACCAACGCGGGGCTCGGTCCGGGCGACCCGGGGGCCAGCGCGGAGCTCGGTCCCGGCGGCCCGGGGCCCGCTGGCCGGCCCGCCCCTCACCTTGCCGTCGCTCCTCCGCCGGACCTTCTGGCAGCGGCCGTACGAGCCGGCGCCGATGGTGTGCAGTACCTCGTAGTCCTCCACCCGGGCGGGCATGGCCGCTGGACGCTCCAggccagccgccgccgccgcggttCCGGCCCGGTTTAACCGTCGCGGCCCGAGCCTCGCAGCCCATTGGCCGGCCGGGTGGGCACCCGGCCACTCTGATTGGCTAACAGAAGTATAACCCCGGGGCATCTTGGGAAAAGTCTGTCACTAGGCAACCGCGCCGGCGTCAGTGTGACGTCAGCCTCAAGCTTCGGGCAGAAGCGAGCTAGATGCGGAACCAAGAGGGCCCTGCGGTGACGGCTTCCGTTTCACATCACTTAAGTGCTTGACgccaagtttcttttcttttctttccttctctcctcccctctcctcttcttttctctcttctcttttgtgccacaccccacGGTGCTTGGGGCCTATTCCTGGTGATAACTCCGGGCAGGTCAGAGGACCATccggggtgccagagatagaattgGGCCGactgcatgccagacaagcaccctccccgctgtactacctctccggtcCCTGAAAGAAACTTTCAGACGTCCTTCTTAATATAAAAGGGCGAGCAAATCAGTTGTGGAAGGTGCTGCACACGGTTACACGGTTTGTGGGATGTTAacaccccccccctctctctctctcacacacacacacacacacacacacacacacacacacacacacacacacacacacacactacaatgTTCTGGGCTCCCAAGGCCAGATGGAAGATTCCATTTTACCTAGGGTGTGGGGACAGACGGCTGGAGGAGGAACATGTGTTGTCCCTGAAAGCCCCACACCCCAGCTCCCCCagaccctgaacattgctggacaTGGCACAAAAAATCTGCTCAGAGAGGGATCAAATGTAGACTGGTGTTCTACTAATAAAAATCATCTCCTTAGGGACAAGATTGTGTGcacagaaaataaagcaattgTTGTCAGTCAggagaacttttatttatttatttgctttttgggtcacacctggcgatgcacgggggtcactcctggctcatgcactcaggaattacctctggcgattctcaggggactgtatgggatgctgggattcgaacccgggtcggccgcgtgcaaggcaaatgccctacccactatgctatcactccagccccagaacttttAAAGTGACATAGGAGGACACTATTTTGCCTGGAGAGAAGAGGAGTGATTCAGGTATGCTGCATGTTTTAGAGACTGAGAACCCTTCACTGGCTGTCCCACATTCAGtcctgcactttctctctgccCTTCCTCTTCCAGGCCCCACATCTGACCGGGCCCATGTTCTCAgctgcccacccacccctgccattTCTCTCATTTGGAGCGCTGTCCATCCTTCCCTATCTCACCCCCAGCCCAGTGCCCTTGTCCAGAGGTTAAAACTGGCCTTTCAAGATTCACTGCCAACTTCCCTTCCTCGACTGTGTCTTCACAATTACCTTGCTCATGTggctaattttaatttctattttgtgcAATATAAAACAGTTTTTTTGCATGACATGTTTTCAACCTTTATCCAGGATAGTGTTTCAGAGACTCtaatttcatgtttttgtttggtACTGTgtgttgaacccagggcctcacatgcctACTACTGTAAGTTCTACCACAGAGCCACTTCCCTGCCCCAGAGACCATAATTCTTCAAAGCTACTTGGGGCTACGGATGCTTGAGAGGccaagatgcttgctttgcatgtgaccaaccaagaTTTGATTCACCAGCAtcacgtggcccccaaacaccactccCCACCCATCCCTCGGAAAAAGCCACTTGGAGGACTAATGATCATCTTCAGCTGAGCATGACCAACTCAGTTTCCTGATATTTGCTGGGGTGTGCTCTGCCTTCCGTCTCCTTTACTCTGAGTAAGGGGTACATGTGGTTCTGGTGCTGAATTTGGTTGCTGCATGGTCCCAGCCCCTGAGACTGCTTGCTCAACATCTGGTCCCTGGATGGATAGGGGCTGCGCTGCCTCTGGGCGGGAGGCATGTTTCCCAGTAGAGGGCAGCAGAGCACGGCATATGGAACCGGTTCCTTTGTGAAGCCCTGGAAGGCCTgcgcacagcaggcagggcactggctttgcacacagccaacacggaATTCACCCCAGCACAAcagcggcccccagccccgccaggagtgatccctgatgcagagtcagaagtaagtcctgagggggactggagtgatagcccagaggggagggtatctgccttgcacgcggccgacccggcttcaattcccagcatcccatatggtcccctgagcacggccaggagcaattcctgagtgcaaatccaagagtaacccctgtgtattgccaggtgtgacccaaaaaccaaaaaaaaaaaaaaaaaaaaaaaaaaagtaagtcctgagcgcggCCAGGTGAGCACAGGAGTAAATAGTGGAGGTTTGGTTCTGGGCCGGACCATGAGTTCATCACACTTCTGTCTGGTAAGCTGGGTAGGCTGGTCTCAACAcgggggaaacaggcagagaaCGAATCACATATTTTACATGGTGCCCGTGATGGACCCAGCCCGCTGCAGCTGTGTCCGGTggagggctgagcacaggcacCTTGTCAGAAAGCTCCATAAAGAAAACTCTGGGGCCAGTGTGGGAACTGAAATGAGGGCAGGaagatgggtgggagggatggggatgCCCCAAGGGCCACAAGACCTCCTCCTGTTGAGGGGAGGCCGAGGCCTGGGTCCCTCCCCTCGAGGGTCCCACTGTCTGGTCTCAGGGATCTGAGCTTAGCGCAGAGTCCGCCTGCCCAGCTGAGTCCCtcagagctctgagcacagctgagcttTTGTCCAGCCCCTGACAATGAGTCATGGGGACACAGGCCCATGGGGGGGTGGCTGTCCCGGCTGTCCCGGCTCCCAGCCCAGGCTCATCCGGGCTCTGAGAtcccctgtccctgtctctgctcCTCTCGCTCCACCCAGGGCTCGGGCTTCCCAAGCCCTTCTGGGGATCCCCCAGGCCCTCTGCACacctgctccttccttccttccttccttccttccttccttccttccttccttccttccttccttccttccttccttccttccttccttccttccttccttccttccttccttccttccttccttccttccttccttccttccttccttccttccttccttcgcttcTCAGCCTGCACCCCACTCATGCCCGCACACAGGCTGCTTTAAGGGGTGGCCCAAGTGGAGACCCCACAACCACACAGCCTCATGCAGCAGCTGCACCTGCTGGCCTGGCCCCATCACCGACATGGGCCGAGGggctgcccatcaggctcaagagGCAGTGAGGCCACACAGGGGGTCTGGCTCAGTCATAGGCCGGGGAGCCTGGGGGACAGTGCAGAGGGTGCACAATTCTGGGTGGTCTCTGGAGTGAGCGAAGTAAGGAGACCCTCCGCAGGAAGGGGCCAGGGTCTGCACTAGCCCCTCTGGCCCAGAGCCAGCACGTCCCTCCAGAGGGTCCTGGGACCCCACTTCAAAGTTtctctgctcggggctggagcagcagttcTGTGGGGAGGGGCTTGCATCACACATGGCTGACTGGAGTTTGGCCCCATCTCccaatgtcccctgagcactgcaggagtgatcccgagcacagagcttggaataagccctaagcacagccagatgtagcccccaaacaaaccaaagctTCCCGTGCTCTGCCTGGGCATGTGCTGATGTGGCCTCACTTGAGGGCTCAGTCTGGTTCTCACTCAGTTGCCGTACCAGAGGCCCACACCAGCCTCTCTCCCAGCTGTGGCGCTGTGCCACTGTGGCCCCAGGAGGACATCTAGTCACGAGAGGCGGTCCGGGCCCAGAGCCCGAAGTCCACAGAGTGGCACGTGGGATCCAGAAAGGGAGGGACTCAGGGACCAGCTTGTGTGTGCCCTGCAGCGGGAAACCAGCACCTGCCTGTGGTCATGTGACAGGCCCAAAAGTGAAATcgggggctagagggatagcacagtggggagggcatttgccttccaggttcaattcctggcatcccatatggtcccccgagcaatgccaggagtaattcctgagtgcagagccaggagtgacccctgagctcatcaggtgtgaccccaaaagcaaaaaaaaaaaaaaaaaaaacctaaaaaacaaagGTGAAACCTACACTTGAGAATTGTGTCTTAGGAATGTGCACATGTGATCATgtatttggtggtgctgggggcccttgttgtgcggtgccggggatcaaacctagggccccACACACGTAGTGGGCCTAAAGAATAAGCCCCCGTCCACCAGCCCTGAGAGACGGGGGAGGCCAGAGCTGGGCAGGGGGCCAGCAGACCAGCTTGCAGTGTGTCAGATGGTGGTAGGCACCTGCAGGTAAAGCCCAATCATATGAGCTCACATCACTACTAGGCAAGAGGggctccttttattttattttttaatgtatttatatagcttttaaaaaaataattaattttttaattgaatcaccgtgagaacagttacaaagctttcaggtttaagtctcagtcatacaatgatcaaacacccatcccttcacctgtgcacatgttccaccaccaagaaccccagcatacccacctcccaccccgccccccacctgtgtggcagatgattttcactttattctctatgTTTACATTcgattttcaacagaaaacccactattattacttggaatattcccccaacaatcagacctgccgaaaaggcatcattagatactttgttttctattgctgattttgatttgaagagcatatgatgtcgaaTGGCCATGACAgtggctgtgtggttttggaattctggtattttagtaattaagtccagaggaatttctgccagcagcctctgtgttccaagattggtttgtgtgtctctgggatcatggctgttcaggagcagaggagccgttcgtgggcagcTGCTTGGGGTCCCATTTTGGGGGGGTCGGGCCGGTTCcgggggcccccccccccgccatggcaAGATTTCCCGTgctccccatcactgcaagcccctacctctctgtccaactggctctgaaaggtggcggtcaccatgctgctgcaagggggaaaaggccaagggacaaaaaccctcaTGAGGGGCTTCTTCTAATGAGGGTGATTTGTCCATGGGTAAGGATGGTCGACAGTCACATGTCAGCTGAAGGCAAATCTGAGACACTAGTGGGCAAGGCACAGCCCAGTTTTCAGATTATGACTGAACTGCAATTACTCTAGGCAGCATCAGGGCCCAGGGAGAAAATACTCAGGGACTGCGTCTGTGCACACCTCTCTCAGCCTGCCCAGATTCTAATTCAGAATGTTGTGGTTTCACATCCTCTGATTTTTTCAATACTGTCGTACTTACTTGCTATCGGCAAGAATTTTAACACTGTCATCTCCTCTGTATGcctgatttgttgttgttgttttgctttttgggtcacgcccagtgttgcacaggggtaattcctggctcatgcactcaggaatcactcctggtggtgctcaggggaccatatgggatgctgggaattgaacccgggtcggctgcgtgcaaggcaaacaccctcccactgtgctatcgctgcagccctgtATGCCTGGTTTTCTTTTGGAATAAAGGACCCTGGATGCTCCAGGGGCTGCAGGCCAGGATGCGTGGGCTGGCCTGGAACTGAGGGAGGTTTGGTGGCACTTGGCACTCCACAGCCTGCCAGGTCCTTAGCTCATGCAGCAGATGTGAATGTGTTGTATCTTGAGCAAAACACAAGTACCACAGCCGACGGCGTAAGCGCacttagaaaaagaaatcaacttaatttttttcttcattagagAGAAGGAAGCTAGAGAGGTAATAGAGCTTTGCACACAGCtcatctgggt carries:
- the NEK2 gene encoding serine/threonine-protein kinase Nek2, coding for MPARVEDYEVLHTIGAGSYGRCQKVRRRSDGKVLVWKELDYGSMTETEKQMLVSEVNLLRELKHPNIVRYYDRIIDRTNTTLYIVMEHCEGGDLASVIARGARERQYLDEEFVLRVMTQLTLALKECHRRSDGGHTVLHRDLKPANVFLDGQQNVKLGDFGLARILNHDTSFAKTFVGTPYYMSPEQMSRMSYNEKSDIWSLGCLLYELCALMPPFTAFSQKELAGKIREGKFRRIPYRYSEELNGLIAGMLHLKDYQRPSVEEILEHPLIADMVAEEQRRNPERRGRRPGEPEKLQDSCPVASELRLKEAQLQERERALRAREERLEQKERELCVRERLAEDKLARADNLLKNYSACKEQHLLTLACGTERPECPASAARKKVHFGGCRESKENLLGEGALKPPCRELKKRLHAAQLRAQALAELERSSHLKSRQILGMR